Proteins encoded within one genomic window of Bacillus sp. F19:
- a CDS encoding CDP-glycerol glycerophosphotransferase family protein, whose translation MYGENEVNDYHLIKYSLLHDFYLYFSSLNIFGLPLAQCLTGRFLLHIQPFVDLKRNNPAFISRIRNQKQFQTMGVINEILSSVNAVTQVPLKKSKKSILLSSDYYDFAADQLKEYEVSFYGVLYKEYESGSPSDFKHYFFQDEILKVSGKMVSQQIQLLKKLVEKHFKTSPAHYYFSTSLFRQWFLNAITGIIKWVYILDQLVLKTKPAVIIDPAEASIFGTILGLLSKKYHIPFINMPLLLVGDRAVIPSRADYYFVWGEFQKNWFIERNFKENRVIQTGNIKYYYEGNKPVCSRDELLEKLSIPSDHLIAGITTQPFFQTNHVLEEWLATIDEDLPVTLIVKKHRNDKYGYRLLERKKNVRIIDSDMQLYNFLKYLDVLMTVSSNTAIEAAIIDVPLFILQPDIPYNYHLNHNSINAHLAEAKAGEIIRNAEELVQALSNLLKDDDYSKQLIEMGKTFLSRTLLTVNQAPTIAKRKIEAIIQSNM comes from the coding sequence TTAAATATTCTTTATTACATGATTTTTATCTTTACTTTTCTTCTTTAAATATTTTCGGACTGCCGCTAGCTCAATGTTTAACTGGAAGGTTTTTATTGCATATCCAGCCATTTGTTGATTTGAAAAGGAATAATCCTGCTTTTATAAGCAGAATTAGAAACCAGAAACAATTTCAAACAATGGGAGTGATTAATGAGATATTATCTTCAGTCAATGCGGTCACACAGGTTCCGCTGAAAAAATCAAAAAAGTCTATCCTTTTGTCCAGTGATTATTATGATTTTGCAGCAGATCAGCTCAAAGAATATGAAGTCTCATTTTATGGGGTTCTCTATAAAGAATATGAAAGCGGGAGTCCGTCAGATTTCAAACATTATTTTTTCCAAGATGAAATATTAAAAGTAAGCGGAAAAATGGTCAGCCAGCAAATACAGCTATTAAAAAAACTGGTGGAGAAACATTTTAAGACTTCTCCTGCGCATTATTATTTCAGTACAAGTTTATTTAGACAATGGTTTTTAAATGCAATTACCGGAATAATTAAATGGGTCTATATCCTCGACCAGCTTGTTTTGAAAACAAAGCCAGCTGTTATTATAGATCCTGCGGAAGCCAGTATATTTGGAACAATTCTTGGACTTTTATCGAAAAAATACCATATTCCATTTATTAATATGCCATTGTTGCTCGTTGGAGATCGCGCGGTCATACCTTCAAGGGCGGATTATTATTTTGTTTGGGGAGAATTCCAGAAGAATTGGTTTATTGAAAGGAATTTTAAAGAAAATAGGGTCATTCAAACAGGAAATATTAAATATTATTATGAAGGGAATAAACCTGTTTGTTCAAGGGATGAACTCTTGGAAAAGTTAAGTATTCCATCTGACCATCTTATTGCAGGTATTACAACACAGCCATTCTTCCAAACGAATCATGTACTTGAGGAATGGCTGGCCACAATTGATGAGGATCTCCCAGTTACGCTTATTGTAAAAAAACACAGAAATGATAAATATGGATACAGATTATTAGAAAGGAAAAAAAATGTGAGAATCATAGATTCTGACATGCAGCTCTATAATTTTCTGAAATATTTGGATGTTCTGATGACCGTTTCATCCAATACAGCAATTGAAGCGGCAATTATAGATGTGCCACTTTTTATACTTCAGCCTGATATTCCATATAACTATCATTTAAATCATAATTCAATCAATGCTCATTTAGCAGAAGCAAAGGCTGGGGAAATTATTCGAAATGCTGAAGAATTAGTTCAGGCATTATCAAATCTGTTGAAAGATGATGATTATTCTAAGCAATTAATAGAAATGGGGAAAACTTTTCTTTCAAGAACGTTACTAACAGTCAATCAAGCTCCAACAATTGCAAAAAGAAAAATTGAAGCAATCATTCAATCTAATATGTAG
- a CDS encoding CDP-glycerol glycerophosphotransferase family protein codes for MYGESEANDFHLLKYGLLYDFYQIFSPIKIYGLPLAQCLTGPFLNHIQRFVDQNRKDNILLSKYRNLKDFQTMEDINRRLISLDDIAKSTIMKKNTSILMSEDYFDFAADHLKEYQVTMYGFETKRGVHPLPLKFRQFNFNKEIKKVSIKAIQSKRNLIKLVNRKVNRQSINRYFLTETFKNWFINASIGVSKWVYMIDQLILRTRPTVIIDPVEASIFGTILGLFSKRYQIPFVNMPIMLIGDRSLIPSRSDYFFVWGINQKNWLLDRGIEDKQITVSGNIKYYYELRQLAAENKMFKKKFIVPGNHLLAGFSTQPCLAANQELESWIYSIPDSIPISILIKKHKSDEYQYPLLNKKKNVAFLTKEDSLYEFLHQIDCLMTISSNTAIEAALLSKPLLVLQPPNPYHYHFNHNQINTHLAKAQAGEIIKNKNQLIQALNRLAIDEEYKVLLTAKTKKFLAYTNYTVDQSPFIVKKKLEEIIGSHTQG; via the coding sequence ATGTACGGTGAATCAGAGGCAAACGATTTTCACCTTTTGAAATATGGATTATTGTATGATTTTTATCAAATCTTTTCTCCAATAAAGATATATGGATTGCCATTAGCTCAATGTTTGACAGGGCCATTTTTAAATCATATACAGCGATTCGTTGATCAGAACAGAAAGGACAATATCCTTCTTTCAAAGTATAGAAATCTCAAAGATTTTCAGACGATGGAGGATATTAATCGGAGACTGATTTCTCTTGATGATATTGCGAAGTCCACTATTATGAAAAAAAATACTTCAATTCTAATGTCCGAAGACTATTTTGATTTTGCTGCAGATCATCTAAAAGAATATCAAGTTACGATGTATGGTTTTGAAACCAAAAGAGGGGTTCATCCGTTACCGCTAAAGTTCAGACAATTTAATTTCAATAAAGAAATTAAAAAAGTCAGCATTAAGGCGATACAGTCAAAAAGAAACTTAATTAAATTAGTCAATCGTAAGGTTAATAGACAATCCATCAATCGTTATTTTCTTACTGAAACATTTAAGAATTGGTTTATTAATGCCAGTATTGGAGTGTCAAAATGGGTGTATATGATCGATCAATTAATTTTAAGAACTCGCCCAACCGTTATCATTGACCCAGTAGAAGCAAGTATTTTCGGGACCATTTTAGGGCTTTTTTCAAAAAGGTATCAAATACCATTTGTTAATATGCCAATTATGCTAATAGGAGATCGCTCCCTTATTCCATCTAGAAGTGATTACTTTTTTGTATGGGGAATAAATCAGAAAAATTGGCTGCTTGACAGAGGAATTGAAGATAAACAAATCACTGTATCCGGGAATATAAAATACTATTACGAACTCAGGCAGCTTGCCGCAGAAAATAAAATGTTTAAAAAAAAATTCATAGTACCGGGAAATCATCTATTAGCAGGGTTTTCTACTCAGCCTTGTTTAGCAGCAAATCAAGAATTAGAGAGCTGGATCTATTCTATTCCTGATTCGATTCCAATTAGTATACTCATAAAAAAACACAAAAGTGATGAGTATCAATATCCCTTATTAAATAAAAAGAAAAATGTGGCGTTTTTAACTAAAGAAGATTCATTATATGAATTTCTGCACCAAATTGATTGTTTAATGACCATATCCTCCAACACTGCCATAGAAGCAGCCCTTTTAAGCAAACCGCTTCTAGTTCTTCAGCCGCCTAATCCTTACCATTATCATTTCAATCATAATCAGATTAATACTCATTTAGCTAAAGCCCAAGCAGGTGAAATCATTAAGAACAAAAACCAGCTGATACAGGCATTAAATCGTTTGGCAATCGATGAGGAATATAAAGTTCTATTGACAGCAAAAACAAAAAAATTTCTTGCTTATACAAACTATACCGTTGATCAGTCTCCTTTTATCGTCAAAAAAAAGCTGGAAGAAATAATAGGAAGCCATACCCAAGGTTAA
- a CDS encoding Gfo/Idh/MocA family oxidoreductase, protein MFNVLIIGAGNIGFRHFEGLLNTALPLAIHIIDPNSDALNRVNQRYKESATKEKACFYNQNELELPEKIDVCIVATSSKVRLEVTEATLKKTAITYLILEKVLFQKEADYEKMSDLLLKHDVKGCWVNCPLRTYPIYSELKEKLTGKLEISLEYGKFGIGCNSIHYLDLFSYFTDSLNMNIDVSNLDKVVQSKRQGYLEVLGTLKATSPNGDRLIIRSNGDSTEEYTITINVSNEQWTFYPFTEKIVIVNKLTKEQSEKTFWLPKQSEVTGMMITDILLYNKCGLLEYEMSKQLHVNLIRELNLFFSKAFGYEVTECPIT, encoded by the coding sequence ATGTTTAATGTATTAATAATAGGTGCTGGCAATATTGGATTCAGGCACTTTGAAGGATTGCTTAATACAGCATTGCCGCTTGCTATTCATATTATCGATCCAAATTCAGATGCACTGAACCGTGTTAATCAAAGATATAAAGAATCAGCCACGAAAGAAAAGGCATGTTTTTATAATCAAAATGAACTGGAGCTTCCTGAAAAGATAGACGTTTGCATCGTAGCTACAAGTTCAAAAGTAAGATTGGAAGTAACAGAAGCAACTCTAAAAAAGACTGCTATAACCTATCTGATATTAGAGAAAGTTTTATTTCAGAAGGAAGCAGACTACGAAAAAATGTCTGATCTTTTATTAAAGCATGATGTTAAAGGATGCTGGGTGAATTGTCCATTAAGAACGTATCCAATATATAGTGAGCTAAAAGAGAAGCTGACAGGCAAACTGGAAATTAGCCTTGAATATGGGAAGTTCGGAATAGGCTGTAATAGCATTCATTATCTTGATTTGTTTTCCTATTTTACGGACAGTTTGAATATGAATATTGATGTCAGCAATCTTGATAAAGTTGTTCAAAGCAAAAGACAAGGCTACTTGGAAGTGCTTGGAACATTAAAAGCAACTTCACCTAATGGTGATCGGTTAATCATCCGTTCAAATGGAGATTCAACTGAAGAATATACCATTACAATAAATGTAAGTAACGAACAGTGGACGTTTTACCCGTTTACTGAAAAAATTGTCATTGTAAATAAGCTCACTAAAGAACAGAGTGAAAAAACGTTCTGGCTTCCTAAACAAAGTGAAGTGACAGGAATGATGATCACAGACATTCTTTTATATAATAAATGCGGACTTTTAGAATATGAAATGTCAAAACAGCTGCATGTAAACTTAATTAGGGAATTAAATTTGTTTTTTTCTAAAGCTTTTGGTTATGAGGTGACGGAATGTCCAATCACATAA
- a CDS encoding Gfo/Idh/MocA family oxidoreductase has protein sequence MSNHIKPILIVGAGYMGKEYAKVLNGMNLPFHVFTRSEKTALLFKQKVEAKVSFGDLTDFLKQNPSFEKAIIAVPVQNLKNIGLALIQNGVKEILIEKPGAMNSDELEEMKIASQQKNSTVYIGYNRRFYESIDCLLTHVSNSTPVRSIHFEFTELSNQIEKSNLDPKVKANWLIANSSHVIDLAFFIAGKPQSIHCISSDSLNWHPAAARFTGCGVTENQVLFSYHADWKSPGRWGIEIMTDQHKFFLKPLEKLFIMRHGSFEVNEVQLHQDYDTRYKPGLYKQVEAFLTDKKRLLSISDQIQKINSIYNPILFGN, from the coding sequence ATGTCCAATCACATAAAACCCATTCTTATTGTCGGAGCGGGCTATATGGGCAAAGAGTATGCGAAGGTATTGAACGGTATGAATCTGCCTTTTCATGTTTTTACCAGGAGCGAGAAAACAGCTCTTCTTTTCAAGCAAAAGGTTGAAGCTAAAGTATCTTTTGGTGATCTGACTGACTTTTTAAAACAAAACCCCTCTTTTGAAAAAGCGATTATAGCAGTTCCAGTACAAAACTTAAAGAATATTGGACTGGCACTTATTCAAAATGGTGTTAAAGAAATTTTGATTGAAAAGCCAGGGGCTATGAATAGTGATGAATTAGAGGAAATGAAGATAGCTTCCCAACAAAAGAATTCAACAGTATACATCGGCTATAATAGAAGATTTTATGAGTCGATAGACTGCCTTTTAACACATGTATCCAATAGTACACCTGTCAGATCCATTCATTTCGAATTTACAGAGCTCAGCAATCAAATTGAAAAAAGCAATCTCGATCCTAAGGTAAAAGCAAATTGGCTAATTGCGAATTCTTCCCATGTAATAGATTTAGCCTTTTTTATTGCAGGTAAACCTCAATCCATTCATTGCATATCATCCGATTCTTTAAACTGGCATCCTGCAGCAGCAAGGTTTACAGGGTGCGGTGTAACTGAAAATCAAGTTCTATTCAGTTATCACGCTGATTGGAAATCTCCAGGAAGGTGGGGGATTGAAATTATGACCGATCAGCATAAATTCTTTCTAAAACCACTGGAAAAGCTTTTCATCATGAGGCATGGTTCCTTTGAAGTTAATGAAGTTCAGCTTCATCAAGATTATGATACCCGCTATAAACCAGGACTCTATAAACAAGTGGAAGCTTTTTTAACAGATAAAAAGAGATTGCTCAGTATTTCAGATCAAATTCAAAAAATTAATTCGATTTATAATCCCATATTATTTGGTAATTGA
- a CDS encoding CDP-glycerol glycerophosphotransferase family protein, with protein MNREYDEKTLLNQYPSHILENLDLLLAGKMLNKQLDSPVYKKKASDIAVKQSHFQNKWYTSDALLYFGCYRRDYELFLFPIANRLSEIGLSVYLVIYDTASPNLSMLSKKVKLLSYKHLIKKYNVHKNANLYYTNHLLKGIETFSSKMALTSSQKNKLYAFYKRYAIDFLLTDYLIQETRPKCIYGIHFLLTPGCIRAIEHSKYPIICTLIQHGLIASEKYERHHFKGADLVFVWGEFFNNLLKAKENAPASIVLGNPKLEQAKNDFTLHNKSIKKDGFNILYVLTGSLQDEFNSKNLILFSNSIKKMNKIRVIYKLHPNSSKRECEFFIRKGIMKENEIINDVPIQLLINQSDLVIGDYSTSIYEAAAWNKPVIQIHQSNYPEIYIKFSTVSTHEQLTNLINRLYKDQKYYADFIKKQQQSVSELFLQIDGSINRIASHIQSLIGKN; from the coding sequence TTGAATAGAGAATACGATGAAAAAACCCTGCTTAACCAATATCCTTCACATATTTTAGAGAATCTGGATTTATTGCTGGCCGGAAAAATGTTAAATAAACAGTTAGATAGTCCGGTTTATAAAAAAAAAGCTTCAGATATTGCTGTAAAGCAAAGTCACTTTCAGAATAAATGGTACACATCGGACGCCCTGCTGTATTTTGGATGTTATAGAAGAGATTATGAACTATTTCTTTTTCCCATAGCGAATCGACTATCAGAAATTGGATTGTCTGTCTATCTTGTTATATATGATACGGCTTCTCCAAATCTCTCTATGCTTTCTAAAAAAGTAAAGCTGCTGTCTTATAAACACTTAATAAAAAAATACAATGTCCATAAAAATGCAAATCTCTACTATACAAATCATTTATTAAAAGGCATTGAAACATTCAGTTCAAAAATGGCTCTGACTTCTTCGCAAAAGAACAAGCTTTATGCCTTTTATAAAAGATATGCTATCGACTTTCTTTTAACTGACTATTTGATTCAAGAGACACGGCCAAAATGCATTTATGGTATCCACTTTCTTTTAACGCCTGGCTGCATCCGTGCTATTGAACATTCAAAGTATCCAATCATCTGCACATTAATTCAGCACGGTTTAATAGCTTCAGAGAAATATGAACGTCATCATTTCAAAGGTGCAGATCTGGTTTTTGTGTGGGGGGAATTCTTCAATAATCTTTTAAAAGCAAAAGAAAATGCTCCAGCTTCCATTGTTCTTGGCAATCCTAAACTCGAGCAAGCGAAAAATGATTTTACGTTACATAATAAAAGCATAAAAAAAGATGGGTTCAATATCCTTTATGTTCTCACGGGTTCTCTCCAGGATGAATTCAACAGCAAAAATTTAATCCTCTTTTCTAACAGCATCAAGAAAATGAACAAAATCAGGGTCATTTATAAGCTTCATCCAAACTCTTCCAAACGGGAGTGTGAATTCTTTATCCGCAAAGGAATCATGAAAGAAAATGAAATCATCAATGATGTGCCGATCCAGCTGCTAATAAATCAATCTGACCTGGTAATTGGAGATTATTCAACCTCGATCTATGAAGCAGCAGCTTGGAATAAGCCTGTTATTCAAATTCATCAATCCAATTATCCTGAAATCTACATCAAATTTAGTACCGTAAGTACACATGAGCAATTAACGAACCTTATTAACAGGCTTTATAAAGATCAGAAATATTACGCTGATTTTATAAAAAAACAACAACAGTCCGTTTCAGAATTATTCCTTCAAATTGACGGATCCATTAATAGAATTGCATCACACATTCAGTCGCTTATAGGGAAAAACTAG